In the genome of Falsirhodobacter halotolerans, one region contains:
- the recG gene encoding ATP-dependent DNA helicase RecG — translation MMRPEALFPLFADLETLEGIGPKTAAALRGAGIERPADLLLHLPYSAIDRRRRDSLRDVTPPTVATVQVTVGQHLPPRAKGGRYRVNLWDGTVDFQAVWFHGRADYLTRLLPPGGTRLVSGKVEMFDGQFQMVHPDHVLPPEEADRLPLCEPVYPLTAGVTQKQIAKAAQGALDRLPPLEEWIDPHLRAREGWPDWAGALHALHDPKVPGDVAPDVPARRRLAYDELFAHQITLAMARQSHRKQAGQISRGTGKIAARALASVPFPLTQAQERAVDQIRADMAEPHRMNRLLQGDVGSGKTMVAFLALVTAVEAGGQGVLMAPTEILARQHGESLAPLAQAAGVRLAVLTGRDKGADRAAKLTALAQGDVDILIGTHAVFQADVRFHDLRLAVIDEQHRFGVAQRMELSSKGVADVLVMTATPIPRSLSLASYGDMDVSVLDEKPPGRMPITTALMSTDRLEEIVATLTARVAEGRQAYWVCPLVEDSEVLDYASAEARFAQLRAAMGDVVGLVHARMPPADKDATMTRFAAGDLRVLVATTVIEVGVNVPNASIMVIERAETFGLAQLHQLRGRVGRGSVQSTCLLLYQSPLGETARRRLQILRETEDGFRIAEEDLAIRGAGDLIGTAQSGLPKFRVADMDRHAGLMALAHSDARALLSQDPALKGPRGLAVRNLLWLLRRDEAIRMLRVG, via the coding sequence ATGATGCGCCCCGAAGCGCTGTTCCCCTTGTTCGCCGATCTGGAAACGCTGGAGGGGATCGGGCCGAAGACCGCCGCCGCATTGCGTGGCGCGGGGATCGAGCGGCCGGCCGATCTTCTGCTGCATCTGCCCTATTCCGCCATCGACCGGCGTCGCCGCGACAGTCTGCGCGACGTGACCCCGCCGACCGTCGCCACGGTTCAGGTGACCGTGGGCCAGCATCTGCCGCCGCGGGCGAAGGGCGGGCGATATCGCGTCAACCTGTGGGATGGGACGGTCGATTTTCAGGCCGTCTGGTTTCACGGGCGGGCCGATTATCTGACCCGCCTGCTGCCACCGGGGGGCACGCGCCTTGTGTCCGGCAAGGTGGAGATGTTCGACGGCCAGTTCCAGATGGTTCATCCCGACCACGTCCTGCCGCCAGAGGAGGCGGATCGGCTGCCCTTGTGCGAGCCGGTCTATCCCCTGACGGCGGGCGTCACGCAAAAGCAGATCGCGAAGGCCGCGCAGGGGGCATTGGACCGCCTGCCACCGCTGGAGGAGTGGATAGACCCGCATCTGCGCGCGCGCGAAGGGTGGCCCGATTGGGCTGGCGCCCTCCATGCGCTGCACGATCCGAAAGTGCCGGGCGACGTGGCACCGGACGTGCCCGCCCGCCGCCGTCTGGCCTATGACGAATTGTTCGCCCATCAGATCACACTGGCCATGGCACGGCAGTCCCATCGCAAGCAGGCTGGACAAATCTCGCGCGGGACGGGGAAGATTGCGGCGCGGGCATTGGCCAGCGTTCCTTTCCCCCTGACGCAGGCGCAAGAGCGGGCGGTGGACCAGATCCGCGCGGATATGGCCGAACCCCACCGGATGAACCGCCTGCTGCAGGGGGATGTGGGCTCCGGCAAGACGATGGTCGCGTTTCTGGCGCTTGTCACGGCGGTGGAGGCGGGCGGGCAGGGCGTCCTCATGGCCCCGACCGAGATCCTTGCACGGCAGCATGGCGAAAGCCTGGCGCCGTTGGCGCAGGCCGCCGGGGTGCGGCTGGCTGTCCTGACGGGGCGCGACAAGGGGGCCGATCGGGCGGCAAAGCTGACGGCATTGGCGCAAGGCGATGTGGACATCCTGATCGGCACCCATGCGGTGTTCCAGGCGGACGTGCGGTTTCACGACCTGCGTCTGGCGGTGATCGACGAACAGCACCGCTTTGGTGTAGCGCAGCGGATGGAACTGTCGTCGAAGGGCGTGGCGGACGTTCTGGTCATGACGGCCACGCCCATTCCGCGCAGCCTGTCCTTGGCCTCCTATGGCGATATGGACGTGTCCGTGCTGGATGAAAAGCCGCCGGGACGGATGCCGATCACCACCGCCCTGATGTCCACGGACCGGCTGGAGGAGATCGTGGCCACGTTGACGGCCCGCGTGGCCGAAGGGCGGCAGGCCTATTGGGTCTGCCCCTTGGTGGAGGATAGCGAGGTTCTGGACTATGCCTCGGCCGAGGCGCGGTTCGCGCAGTTGCGGGCGGCGATGGGCGATGTGGTCGGGCTGGTCCATGCGCGGATGCCCCCCGCCGACAAGGACGCGACCATGACCCGCTTCGCGGCGGGCGATCTGCGGGTTCTTGTCGCGACGACGGTGATCGAGGTCGGGGTGAACGTGCCCAACGCCTCGATCATGGTGATCGAGCGGGCGGAGACCTTCGGCTTGGCGCAGCTGCATCAGTTGCGGGGCCGCGTTGGGCGGGGGAGCGTCCAGTCCACCTGTCTCCTTCTCTATCAATCCCCCTTGGGCGAAACGGCCCGTCGCCGCCTGCAGATCCTGCGGGAAACGGAAGACGGCTTTCGGATCGCCGAGGAGGATCTGGCCATTCGCGGGGCGGGCGATCTGATCGGAACCGCGCAGTCGGGGCTGCCGAAATTCCGGGTGGCGGACATGGATCGCCATGCGGGGTTGATGGCGCTTGCCCATTCCGACGCCCGGGCGTTGCTGTCGCAGGATCCTGCGCTGAAAGGGCCAAGGGGGTTGGCCGTGCGCAACCTTTTATGGCTGCTGCGGCGAGACGAGGCGATCCGCATGTTAAGGGTTGGCTAA
- the ligA gene encoding NAD-dependent DNA ligase LigA, giving the protein MDEAAAELADLAQRLAQANDAYHRDDAPTLTDAEFDALKRRNQAIEIRFPELKRPDSATDQVGAAPSDAFGKVRHAVAMLSLANAFDDDAVVDFDARIRKYLTHSGPLNFTAEPKIDGLSLSLRYEHGQLVQAATRGDGETGENVTENAHTIADIPQVLKGAPEVLEVRGEVYMAHSDFDDLNARQVERGGKTFANPRNAAAGSLRQLDASITASRPLRFFAYAWGEVSAPLADTQHGAIGRLGALGFVTNPLTQLCSSPEEMVAHYRAIEQMRATLDYDIDGVVYKIDDLALQRRLGFRSATPRWAIAHKFPAELAWTRLTDIDIQVGRTGALSPVARLHPVTVGGVVVQNATLHNEDYIAGRDSKGATIRDGKDVRIGDWVQVYRAGDVIPKIADTDLAQRPKDSEPYAFPHTCPQCGSEAIRAEGDAVRRCTGGLICPAQAVERLKHFVSRNAFDIEGLGAKQVEAFYTDGWITRPADIFTLKDRYGSGLQQVKNREGWGAKSADNLFAAIEQRRTIPLHRLIFALGIRHVGESSGQLLARHYGSWSAFEGAMARAEVGQGHEWEELISIDGVGAVMATSLVVTFQNAAERAAIDDLARHLDVQDMQQRHVVETELTGKTIVFTGTLVKMTRAEAKARAEGLGAKVSGSVSAKTDLVVAGPGAGSKEKQAQALGVRLIDEDGWIAMIGDA; this is encoded by the coding sequence ATGGACGAGGCGGCGGCCGAGCTTGCCGATCTGGCACAGCGGCTGGCGCAGGCGAACGACGCTTATCATCGCGATGATGCCCCGACCCTGACCGACGCCGAGTTCGATGCCCTGAAGCGGCGTAACCAGGCGATCGAGATCCGGTTTCCCGAGCTGAAACGCCCCGACAGTGCCACCGACCAGGTGGGGGCGGCCCCGTCCGACGCGTTCGGCAAGGTTCGGCACGCGGTCGCGATGCTCAGCCTTGCGAATGCGTTCGACGACGATGCCGTGGTCGATTTCGACGCCCGCATCCGCAAATACCTGACGCATTCCGGCCCGTTGAATTTCACCGCCGAACCCAAGATCGACGGCCTGTCGCTGTCCCTGCGGTATGAGCACGGGCAACTGGTGCAGGCCGCCACCCGCGGGGATGGAGAGACGGGCGAGAATGTGACTGAAAACGCCCACACCATCGCTGACATTCCTCAGGTCCTGAAAGGGGCACCCGAGGTTCTGGAGGTGCGGGGCGAAGTTTACATGGCGCATTCGGATTTCGATGATCTGAATGCGCGGCAGGTGGAACGCGGCGGCAAGACTTTTGCCAACCCCCGCAACGCGGCGGCGGGCAGCTTGCGCCAACTGGACGCGTCGATCACCGCCAGCCGCCCGTTGCGCTTTTTCGCCTATGCCTGGGGGGAGGTGTCGGCACCGCTGGCCGACACGCAGCACGGCGCCATTGGGCGGCTCGGGGCCTTAGGGTTTGTCACGAACCCGCTGACGCAGCTCTGTTCCTCGCCCGAGGAGATGGTTGCCCATTACCGCGCAATCGAGCAGATGCGGGCAACGCTGGATTACGATATCGACGGCGTCGTCTACAAGATCGACGATCTTGCGTTGCAGCGACGTCTTGGGTTCCGGTCGGCCACGCCGCGTTGGGCCATCGCGCACAAGTTTCCGGCGGAACTTGCATGGACCCGGTTGACGGACATCGACATTCAGGTGGGCCGCACGGGGGCGCTGTCGCCCGTCGCCCGTCTTCATCCGGTGACGGTGGGCGGGGTCGTCGTCCAGAACGCCACCCTTCACAACGAAGATTACATCGCGGGGCGGGATTCCAAGGGCGCAACGATTCGCGACGGCAAGGATGTGCGCATCGGCGATTGGGTTCAGGTCTATCGCGCGGGGGACGTGATCCCCAAGATCGCGGACACCGATCTGGCCCAGCGCCCGAAGGACAGCGAACCCTATGCCTTCCCGCACACCTGCCCGCAATGCGGGTCCGAGGCGATCCGGGCCGAAGGTGACGCGGTGCGCCGTTGCACGGGCGGCTTGATCTGCCCCGCCCAGGCGGTGGAGCGGTTGAAGCACTTCGTGTCCCGCAACGCCTTCGACATCGAGGGGCTGGGGGCGAAACAGGTCGAGGCGTTCTATACCGACGGCTGGATCACCCGGCCCGCCGACATATTCACCTTGAAGGACCGGTATGGGTCGGGCCTGCAGCAGGTGAAGAACCGTGAGGGGTGGGGCGCGAAATCCGCAGACAACCTGTTTGCCGCTATCGAGCAGCGTCGCACCATTCCGCTGCACCGGCTGATCTTCGCCTTGGGAATACGGCATGTTGGCGAAAGCTCGGGCCAGTTGCTGGCGCGGCATTACGGATCCTGGTCCGCCTTCGAAGGGGCGATGGCCCGCGCCGAGGTCGGGCAGGGACATGAGTGGGAGGAGCTGATCTCCATCGACGGGGTCGGTGCGGTGATGGCGACATCGCTGGTGGTGACGTTCCAGAATGCGGCGGAACGGGCGGCCATCGACGATCTGGCCCGTCATCTGGATGTTCAGGACATGCAGCAGCGCCACGTGGTCGAGACGGAGTTGACGGGCAAGACCATCGTCTTCACCGGAACCCTGGTCAAGATGACGCGGGCCGAAGCAAAGGCGCGGGCCGAGGGATTGGGCGCAAAGGTGTCGGGCTCGGTCTCGGCGAAGACGGACCTTGTCGTGGCGGGGCCGGGGGCCGGCAGCAAGGAAAAGCAGGCGCAGGCGCTTGGTGTTCGCCTGATTGACGAGGATGGGTGGATCGCGATGATCGGGGACGCATGA
- the ctrA gene encoding response regulator transcription factor CtrA encodes MRILLVEDDPATSRSIELMLTHANLNVYCTDMGEDGIDLAKVYDYDLILLDLNLPDMSGHDVLRQLRLARINTPILILSGADDTDSKIKGFGFGADDYMTKPFHRDELIARIHAIIRRSKGHAQSVIRTGRIDVNLDAKTVEVEGKTVNLTGKEYQILELLSLRKGTTLTKEMFLNHLYGGMDEPELKIIDVFICKLRKKLAEATGGMNYIETVWGRGYVLRDPVMDERKVAVGA; translated from the coding sequence ATGCGCATCTTGCTGGTCGAAGACGATCCCGCCACGTCGCGCAGCATCGAACTGATGCTGACGCATGCCAACCTGAACGTCTATTGCACCGACATGGGTGAAGACGGGATCGATCTGGCAAAGGTCTATGACTACGATCTGATTCTGCTGGATCTGAATTTGCCGGACATGAGCGGGCACGATGTTCTTCGCCAGCTGCGCCTGGCCCGGATCAACACGCCGATCCTGATCCTGTCCGGCGCGGATGATACGGACAGCAAGATCAAGGGTTTCGGCTTCGGTGCCGACGATTACATGACCAAGCCCTTCCACCGTGACGAGTTGATTGCCCGCATTCACGCGATCATCCGGCGGTCCAAGGGACATGCGCAATCGGTCATCCGCACGGGCCGGATCGATGTGAACCTTGATGCGAAAACGGTCGAGGTGGAGGGAAAGACCGTCAACCTGACGGGCAAGGAGTATCAAATTCTGGAACTTCTGAGCCTGCGCAAGGGGACGACCCTGACCAAGGAGATGTTTCTGAACCATCTCTATGGCGGCATGGACGAACCCGAACTGAAGATCATCGACGTTTTCATCTGCAAGCTGCGCAAAAAACTTGCCGAGGCGACGGGCGGCATGAACTATATCGAGACGGTGTGGGGGCGGGGATATGTCCTGCGCGATCCGGTGATGGACGAGCGGAAGGTCGCCGTCGGCGCATAA
- a CDS encoding DUF1153 domain-containing protein, translating into MYLKKVSGPRHVTLPDGKILSRADLPPGDTRRWVASRKATVVQAVIHGLMPEEEALDRYGLSAEEFSLWRRAVEHHGEMALKVTLIQKFR; encoded by the coding sequence ATGTATTTGAAAAAAGTATCAGGACCGCGGCATGTTACGCTGCCCGATGGAAAAATCCTCAGCCGGGCGGATCTGCCGCCCGGCGACACCCGGCGGTGGGTGGCCAGCCGCAAGGCCACCGTGGTGCAGGCGGTTATCCATGGTCTGATGCCCGAGGAAGAGGCACTGGATCGCTATGGCCTGTCGGCCGAGGAGTTTTCGCTGTGGCGGCGTGCGGTGGAACACCACGGAGAGATGGCGTTGAAAGTGACCCTGATCCAGAAATTTCGGTGA